Proteins from a single region of Thermotoga maritima MSB8:
- the ilvA gene encoding threonine ammonia-lyase: MITLEDIKEAQRTLKNVVHRTALAYSSVLSEVTGGEIYLKMENLQKTGSFKIRGAYNKIAHLSEEERKRGVVAASAGNHAQGVALAAQIFGIPATIVMPRYAPLSKITKTRNLGAQVILEGNIFDEAYEAALRIQEKTGAVFVHPFNDPHVIAGQGTIGLEIMEDLPDVEVVVVPVGGGGLISGVSVAIKSMNPEVKVIGVQTENMPSMIASLRRGRAERVEGKPTLADGIAVKKPGDLTFELVKKYVDEMVAVNEEEIADAILFLLEQAKVVAEGAGAVGVAAVLNKLDVKGKKVAIVISGGNIDVNMIDRIINKGLVKSGRKVFIETFVMDRPGALKELLGIVAELGANVLSVFHNRSAKEVPIGFAKIELELETVDEKHVEEIERVLIAKGYEVRIVG, encoded by the coding sequence GTGATCACACTCGAGGATATAAAAGAAGCCCAAAGAACATTGAAGAATGTGGTGCACAGGACAGCTCTTGCTTACAGCTCTGTTCTGAGCGAGGTAACCGGTGGAGAGATCTACCTGAAGATGGAAAATCTCCAGAAGACCGGTTCGTTCAAAATAAGGGGAGCGTACAACAAAATAGCTCACCTGAGCGAAGAAGAAAGAAAGAGAGGAGTCGTTGCCGCGTCCGCTGGAAACCACGCGCAGGGAGTGGCACTTGCTGCTCAAATCTTCGGTATTCCCGCTACCATTGTGATGCCGAGGTACGCCCCTCTTTCTAAAATCACCAAAACGAGGAATCTTGGAGCTCAGGTGATTCTTGAGGGGAACATTTTCGACGAGGCCTACGAGGCGGCTCTCAGAATACAGGAGAAAACAGGTGCGGTTTTTGTGCATCCCTTCAATGATCCTCATGTCATCGCCGGGCAGGGAACTATAGGGCTGGAAATAATGGAAGATCTTCCGGATGTGGAAGTGGTGGTGGTGCCCGTTGGTGGAGGTGGTTTGATTTCGGGAGTATCCGTTGCGATCAAATCGATGAATCCTGAGGTTAAAGTAATAGGCGTTCAAACGGAGAACATGCCTTCCATGATCGCTTCACTGAGAAGGGGCAGGGCAGAGCGGGTCGAAGGTAAACCCACACTTGCCGATGGAATAGCCGTGAAAAAGCCCGGTGACCTGACCTTCGAGCTGGTGAAGAAGTATGTCGATGAGATGGTCGCGGTGAACGAAGAAGAAATAGCGGATGCTATCCTTTTCCTTCTTGAGCAGGCAAAGGTGGTTGCTGAAGGTGCAGGAGCGGTGGGTGTAGCCGCTGTTTTGAACAAACTGGATGTGAAGGGAAAGAAGGTAGCGATCGTGATAAGCGGTGGTAACATAGATGTGAACATGATAGACAGAATCATAAACAAAGGGCTCGTGAAGAGCGGAAGGAAGGTGTTCATAGAAACGTTCGTGATGGACAGACCCGGTGCCCTGAAAGAGCTTCTCGGGATAGTGGCGGAACTCGGCGCAAACGTTCTTTCCGTTTTTCACAATCGCTCCGCAAAGGAAGTTCCCATTGGTTTTGCCAAAATAGAGCTCGAGCTTGAAACGGTCGATGAAAAACACGTCGAAGAGATAGAGAGGGTGTTGATCGCAAAGGGATACGAGGTGAGGATAGTCGGGTGA